In Cryptomeria japonica chromosome 10, Sugi_1.0, whole genome shotgun sequence, a genomic segment contains:
- the LOC131029029 gene encoding amino acid transporter AVT1I codes for MMDQDDHVEGGSDGGESDYVNVKVETDCDCSGGSLTSLPIPLSGWPQTFARSMDIYASSPSLHGMGPLGSSGLEQDTLLCSSNHQNQEEAEAVSPLDDSNVYLKEPLLSQSRTNLEECCEKEKEYWGSGASLTIQNSGHGNSEGSSFIRASVNGMNVLAGVGILSTPYALFNGGWMGISILFLFALICCYTGILLKRCMDVNTQIQSYPDIGHTAFGQTGRIVVSIVLYLELYSVAVEFLILEGDNLAQLFPKMAMNIAGKSLNAHQSFVLFAALVILPTIWLRDLSLLSYISAGGVVASVVVVLSVAWVGAFDGVGFHYSGSLWNPSGLPTVIGLYAFCYCGHAVFPNIYSSMKDRRQFSSVLILCFIVCTFIYASIAVLGYLMFGNELLSQVTLNLPREKLASKVAICTTLINPFAKYALTLTPLSLALEELLPPSNTSSKTTLLLWSSCIRTLLLASTVVVALVVPLFGYLMALIGSSLSCLVSFILPCLCYLKIFGARISRSEMILIYIILVVGITTAVVGTYSSVKNIADNI; via the exons ATGATGGATCAGGATGACCATGTGGAAGGCGGGTCAGATGGAGGAGAGTCTGATTATGTTAATGTAAAAGTAGAGACAGATTGTGATTGTAGTGGTGGATCCCTAACCTCTTTGCCTATACCATTGTCAGGATGGCCACAGACGTTTGCAAGGTCAATGGACATCTATGCAAGCTCGCCATCGTTGCATGGGATGGGGCCTTTGGGAAGCTCTGGTTTAGAACAGGACACTTTGCTCTGTTcttcaaatcaccaaaaccaggAGGAAGCTGAGGCTGTTTCGCCATTGGACGATTCAAATGTGTATTTAAAGGAGCCTCTTTTGAGTCAAAGTCGGACAAATTTAGAGGAATGTTGTGAGAAAGAGAAAGAGTATTGGGGGAGTGGTGCTTCTCTGACTATTCAGAATTCAGGGCATGGAAACTCTGAGGGCAGTTCTTTCATCCGGGCTTCTGTCAATGGCATGAATGTTCTTGCAG GTGTTGGGATTCTGTCTACACCATATGCACTTTTCAATGGAGGCTGGATGGGAATTAGcattctttttctttttgccttgATTTGTTGCTACACTGGAATTCTTCTTAAGCGTTGCATGGATGTGAATACACAAATTCAAAGCTATCCAGACATAGGACACACAGCTTTCGGGCAGACTGGAAGAATCGTTGTATCCATAGTGCTGTATTTGGAACTTTATTCTGTGGCTGTGGAGTTTCTGATACTAGAGGGGGATAATTTGGCTCAGCTTTTCCCCAAAATGGCTATGAATATAGCAGGAAAAAGCTTAAATGCACATCAGTCATTTGTTCTCTTTGCAGCTCTGGTTATTTTACCTACAATATGGTTACGCGATCTGAGTCTGCTATCATATATCTCAGCAGGTGGTGTTGTTGCATCTGTTGTTGTAGTTCTATCAGTAGCTTGGGTTGGTGCGTTCGATGGGGTTGGATTTCACTATAGTGGCAGTTTGTGGAATCCCAGCGGATTGCCTACTGTTATTGGTTTATATGCTTTCTGTTATTGTGGCCATGCTGTGTTTCCCAACATCTACTCCTCAATGAAAGACCGTCGACAGTTTTCTTCA GTGCTGATATTGTGCTTTATAGTTTGCACATTTATATATGCGAGCATTGCAGTGCTGGGATATCTAATGTTTGGCAATGAGTTGTTATCACAAGTAACATTGAACCTCCCAAGAGAAAAATTGGCCTCAAAAGTAGCAATCTGTACAACATTGATTAATCCATTTGCTAAATATGCATTAACTCTTACTCCATTGTCTTTGGCCTTGGAAGAGTTATTACCTCCATCAAATACCTCATCAAAAACAACACTTTTACTATGGAGCTCATGTATCAGAACCTTACTACTGGCTAGTacagttgttgtagcacttgtagtACCACTTTTCGGTTACCTAATGGCATTGATTGGCTCTTCATTGAGCTGTTTAGTTTCTTTTATTCTTCCATGCTTATGCTACTTGAAAATTTTTGGGGCACGCATTTCTAGGTCTGAGATGATACTTATTTATATCATCCTGGTTGTGGGCATCACAACAGCTGTTGTAGGAACCTACTCTTCAGTGAAAAATATTGCAGATAATATATAA